The genomic interval GAAGATACTGATGAAATCTCTTATATCGATCCGGAATATAGTAATAGAACAGACTTCGGTGTACAATTTGGAGGTGGTTTAGGTTTCCAGGCAGGCCCAGGCATGCTGTTATTGGATGTACGTTATGGACTGGGGTTAACTAATTTTGAAAAAACACCTGAAAAATTGCCTGTAGGTGTAACAAAAGAAGATTATAAATCACAAAACCGGGTAGTAGCCATTAGTATAGGTTATGCTATTCCATTAGGAAACTAATTGATAGAATAGTTATTTTTCTAAACCGCTTCTGTTCAATCGGAAGCGGTTTTTTGTTTGTAATTTTTTTAGTAAAACAATCTGTTCAATCATTAGTGAAACACTATAATAACTACTGTATAGCAAACCTAGCAATTTATTCTCCGTATGATATAAGTAGTTGATTACGCTACAGATAAAATAGTGAAATCAAAACAAACCAATTAACCATAATTTTTTAAATAGCTATGAAAAAAATAGTATTATTAACAGCCCTGGTATTCACACTGGGCTTTGCAGCAAATGCACAATCATATATTATTCCCAAAGGAGGGGTAGTATTTTCTAATTACAAAAACACCGGATCTGGCATAGAGGGCCGTACTGGTTTTGTAGGAGGTTTAGGGTTAAGCATACCTGTTACATCTGATAATTTCTTTACCATTCAGCCCGAGTTACTCTATATTCAGAAGGGCGCCAAGTTTGCTACCAATCTGGCTACAACCAGAGTAGGCGATACATATATCAATTACTTTGAACTACCTGTGCTCGCTAAAATTAACTTTGGCGGAGAATCCTTTAAATTATATGTGAACGGAGGTCCGTCTGTATCTTATGCGCTGTTTGGAAAAACCAATAACACAGATATTGAATTCGGCGATGGTGCAGATGTTTCCTTTAATAACCGAATTGACCTGGGGTTACAGTTTGGTGGAGGAATAGGAATCAAAGCCGGCCCAGGTGATATTTTACTGGATGCCCGGTATGGACTTGGCCTTTCTAATCTATTGGATGATCCTATTGCCGGAACAGATAATGAACTTCAAAACCGGGTATTTGCCTTCACAGTTGGATATGCTATTCCACTTGGCGGAAGATAATAAGCTGATTTACTACAAATTTCAAGAGCTGTGAAAACACAGCTCTTTTTGTATATGGCTGACAGGTAATAAATACCTAAAAATGGTTATTTTCTCAGGTAAAAAAATAGATAGATTTAGCGCAAAATATTCAACAAAGCTTATTTCTATCTATCGTGAAAAAATCCATATCCTCCCTTGTCATTAGCCTCTTTTTTTGTTTTACTTCCTACGCACAGATATCCTTTATCACAAAGGCTGGTGTAACATTTTCCGACATTAACTTTGATAAAAAGCAGCCGGAACAGCAATATAAAATGGGTCTGGTAGCTGGAGCCGGCTTTAATTTGCCAGTTATTAAAGATTTCTTTTCAATACAGCCAGAGTTGTTGTACATACAAAAAGGATATATATCTGAGTTGAATCTTCAGGCCATAGACAACGATGATCCTATTTTAATTTCAGGTAAATACCAGGACCGTATTCATTTAAACTATCTGGAACTACCTGTGCTTGCTAAAATATCCTTTGGCGGCGAAATTATCAGAGCATATGTTAATGCAGGTCCTTCCCTGGGATATTGTATTAAGGGCGTAAGAAAGATTGAGGGAGAAGAAAGAAAAACGGAGTCAGATATTAAGTTTGGCCATGATCAGTATTTTGACAACCGGTTTGACTTTGGTGCCCAGTTTGGCGGAGGAATAGGTTTGCAGGCAGGGCCAGGAGTTTTGTTGCTGGATGTGCGTTATGGCCTGGGGTTTTCAAACTTATATAAAACCGGAAATACTGTAAGCCAAGAAGAAGCTCAATCCAAGCACCAGGTATTTGCTCTTACTATGGGATATGCTATTCCACTGGGCAAAAAATAAACAAGCATAATTACGCTCAAAAACCCAGATTTTATAAGTCCTGATTTTAAACTTTCCTGCTGATTCCCACATTGTAAAAAAAAACGTAAATTTGTAAGCTCAATACCCTGCTATCCGTTAATAGGAAAGCAGCCGTTTTATTCAACTTACGCTAGATTAGGAATATCATGTTAGATATACTCACCAAGGGAATTACCAAAATCTTCGGTACCAAGTCAGAACGAGATCTGAAAGAACTTACACCATATGTAGGCAAGGTAAACGAAGAATACAATAAACTACAAAACCTTTCGGATGACGAGTTGCGGGAAAAAACCACAGAAGTCAAGCTACAAATCCAGCAGAAGCTTCAAACTATTGATGAACAGCTAAGCGCTCTTCACAAGAAAATTGAGGAAAATCCGGAGCTCGACATTAATGAGAAAGAAGCTATTTTTACCCAGACCGACAAACTGGAAGAAGAACGGGACAAACAGCTGGAAGTAGTATTACTGGAAGTGTTGCCGAAAGCCTTTGCCATTATAAAAGAAACAGCCAGGCGTTTTAAAGAAGCAGGGAAACTCGAAGTTACAGCTACTATGCATGATAAAAAGCTGGCGGCTACCAAAAAGAATGTTGAAATCATAGAAAACAAAGCAATCTGGCATAACCGCTGGATGGCTGCAGGCAACGAAATCGTGTGGGACATGCTCCATTACGATGTGCAGCTCATTGGTGGGGTAGTACTTCATCAGGGGAAAATCGCTGAAATGGCTACCGGTGAAGGTAAAACCCTGGTAGCTACTTTACCGGCGTTTCTGAATGCACTTGCTGGCAGAGGTGTACATATTGTTACGGTAAACGAC from Rhodocytophaga rosea carries:
- a CDS encoding porin family protein; translation: MKKIVLLTALVFTLGFAANAQSYIIPKGGVVFSNYKNTGSGIEGRTGFVGGLGLSIPVTSDNFFTIQPELLYIQKGAKFATNLATTRVGDTYINYFELPVLAKINFGGESFKLYVNGGPSVSYALFGKTNNTDIEFGDGADVSFNNRIDLGLQFGGGIGIKAGPGDILLDARYGLGLSNLLDDPIAGTDNELQNRVFAFTVGYAIPLGGR
- a CDS encoding porin family protein encodes the protein MKKSISSLVISLFFCFTSYAQISFITKAGVTFSDINFDKKQPEQQYKMGLVAGAGFNLPVIKDFFSIQPELLYIQKGYISELNLQAIDNDDPILISGKYQDRIHLNYLELPVLAKISFGGEIIRAYVNAGPSLGYCIKGVRKIEGEERKTESDIKFGHDQYFDNRFDFGAQFGGGIGLQAGPGVLLLDVRYGLGFSNLYKTGNTVSQEEAQSKHQVFALTMGYAIPLGKK